Proteins from a genomic interval of Zingiber officinale cultivar Zhangliang chromosome 1B, Zo_v1.1, whole genome shotgun sequence:
- the LOC122053349 gene encoding uncharacterized protein At3g28850-like yields MGCISSRLLAAADLGGDLLFSGVDKADAGGVCPNHFVCLTSTTYGVLKLDYVDEKATPDFEGLPGPDVGQGEARPPDSSPQPAEKEEDRPSEVIDARELMGDLVAETPSRSPAQRKKSQKPSPSVRRSPEVRKWSIGKENTPLRSERKRSNIDAHRAADPFRSLDNTPWTSFVSAMTRKRTPGSGGGSKKSDRGSDNSRSRRSLSPLFDPELVAMFELEHCEEGKNIKKTEHDKVFEVATLLQSYERKCPEGGENSVVLYTTTLRGIRKTFEDCNTVRSLIESYGVGIVERDISMDCGYREELRMLMGKKEVKVPMVFIKGRYIGGLEEIARLDDEAKLELLLEGLPSAAKWCEGCGGLRFVMCMDCNGSCKVLDSQKNKVECGECNENGLIHCPICC; encoded by the coding sequence ATGGGTTGCATCTCCTCTAGATTGCTTGCGGCCGCCGACCTTGGCGGTGATCTCTTGTTCTCCGGCGTTGATAAGGCTGACGCAGGCGGAGTCTGCCCCAACCATTTCGTCTGTCTCACCTCCACCACTTACGGCGTCCTCAAACTTGACTATGTCGACGAGAAAGCCACTCCCGACTTTGAAGGTCTGCCGGGTCCGGACGTCGGACAAGGGGAGGCGAGACCGCCGGATTCCTCTCCGCAACCTGCTGAGAAGGAGGAGGATCGCCCTTCGGAGGTCATAGACGCACGGGAACTCATGGGGGATCTCGTCGCCGAAACCCCCAGCAGGTCGCCGGCGCAGAGGAAGAAATCGCAGAAACCATCTCCCTCCGTGCGCCGTTCTCCGGAGGTTAGGAAGTGGTCCATCGGAAAGGAGAATACTCCATTGCGGTCGGAGCGCAAAAGGTCGAATATCGACGCGCACCGTGCCGCCGATCCTTTCCGTTCCCTGGACAACACGCCGTGGACCAGCTTTGTTTCGGCGATGACGAGGAAACGTACCCCCGGTAGCGGAGGAGGGAGCAAAAAATCCGACAGAGGTTCCGACAACTCTCGGTCGAGACGGAGCTTGAGCCCCCTGTTCGATCCCGAACTCGTGGCTATGTTCGAGCTGGAGCACTGCGAGGAGGGGAAGAATATTAAGAAAACAGAGCACGATAAGGTCTTTGAAGTTGCTACTTTGCTTCAGTCCTACGAGCGCAAGTGTCCCGAAGGAGGCGAGAACTCGGTTGTCCTCTACACCACCACGCTCAGGGGCATCAGAAAGACCTTTGAGGATTGCAACACGGTCAGATCGCTGATCGAGTCCTACGGCGTTGGCATTGTGGAGAGGGACATCTCCATGGACTGCGGGTACAGGGAGGAGCTGCGGATGCTGATGGGGAAGAAGGAGGTCAAGGTCCCTATGGTCTTCATCAAGGGCCGGTATATCGGTGGCCTGGAAGAGATAGCTAGATTGGATGACGAAGCAAAATTGGAGCTTTTGCTGGAGGGGTTACCGAGTGCGGCCAAGTGGTGCGAGGGCTGCGGCGGACTGCGGTTCGTCATGTGCATGGACTGCAATGGCAGCTGCAAGGTGTTGGATTCCCAGAAGAACAAAGTGGAGTGTGGAGAATGCAATGAGAATGGCTTGATCCACTGCCCCATATGCTGTTAA
- the LOC122048349 gene encoding putative clathrin assembly protein At1g33340 — MKVKCKLLAALSSFIDQATGPRDMAGDRSVLAEIDAAVSRCIDGSSKHGAGEELVHEILFLVSNAPGSITFLSRRLSARLAAAGQDDDAAAVKTLLLLHRLLRGGDRYFEQDLRGMWACGELKVDLVAARWAAGRNGFLLCYAAFVEERLGWAIDPAGGLRPAKLPASRPPEKAALYSLRKSQTFLDRAMVCLPENTSAASRAMQSAFNIVVRESIRVYESFSDEVEAVIAGYPELDERSKSSAAEILRRACAQTPSLYDFYESCKRSTADVIGKSHLDYPYVRFITAAEVASIEHRSRVPTSSDGECNRGSNGCGKESSSALFWKKLETTISTVWVVFEEEEGGGGGGSQACRLSLVDDVPAQGDRSESIELSSSK; from the coding sequence ATGAAGGTGAAGTGCAAGCTTTTGGCAGCGTTGAGCTCGTTCATCGACCAAGCTACGGGACCTCGAGACATGGCTGGCGACAGGAGCGTGCTCGCGGAGATCGATGCAGCCGTGTCCCGGTGCATCGACGGCAGCAGCAAGCACGGCGCCGGAGAGGAGCTGGTGCACGAGATACTCTTCCTCGTCTCTAACGCTCCGGGGTCGATCACTTTCCTCTCCCGGCGGCTCTCGGCGCGCCTTGCGGCCGCCGGCCAGGACGACGACGCGGCGGCGGTCAAGACGCTGCTGCTGCTCCACCGGCTGCTCCGCGGAGGCGACCGGTACTTCGAGCAGGACCTGCGCGGGATGTGGGCGTGCGGCGAGCTCAAGGTGGACCTGGTCGCCGCCCGGTGGGCGGCGGGGAGAAATGGGTTCCTCCTCTGCTACGCGGCGTTCGTAGAGGAGAGGCTCGGCTGGGCGATCGATCCGGCGGGCGGTCTGCGTCCGGCGAAGCTCCCTGCGTCTAGACCACCGGAAAAAGCGGCTTTGTACAGCCTGCGCAAAAGTCAAACTTTTCTCGACCGGGCGATGGTTTGCCTGCCGGAGAACACGTCGGCCGCGAGCCGAGCCATGCAATCGGCGTTCAACATTGTGGTGAGGGAGAGCATCAGGGTGTACGAGAGCTTCTCCGATGAGGTGGAAGCTGTGATCGCCGGCTACCCCGAGCTCGACGAGCGATCGAAGAGTTCGGCGGCGGAGATCCTGCGCAGGGCGTGCGCGCAAACGCCGAGCCTCTATGATTTCTACGAGAGCTGCAAGAGGAGCACGGCTGACGTGATCGGGAAGAGCCATTTGGACTATCCCTACGTCCGGTTCATCACAGCAGCGGAGGTGGCTTCGATCGAGCACAGGAGCCGGGTTCCGACGTCATCCGACGGAGAATGCAACAGAGGAAGTAATGGGTGCGGGAAGGAGTCGTCGAGCGCCCTGTTCTGGAAGAAATTGGAGACGACGATAAGCACGGTGTGGGTGGTGttcgaggaagaagaaggaggaggaggaggaggctctCAAGCTTGTCGCTTATCGCTTGTGGACGATGTGCCTGCACAAGGTGATCGATCGGAATCGATAGAGTTGTCTAGTTCCAAGTGA